The genomic interval CATCCAATTGTCGATCAGGCGACTCATGCTCGGTCTGTCCTTGATGTGAGGCTCCTCTCGGCTACCATTTAGTGAGCCCGTTGGTCATTTGACGTtaacctccttgactttgacctccacgtcgattgctattttcttctttttgaccCTTACTTGATGGACCCTCTTTATCATCGTATCACCTAAAGCTGAGCTGAGTTAAGCTCTAAGCTTAGCTTGTCTGGTTGACATCCCTACTTGAGACGGACGAGTTGGACCGCCGGACGGATACAAGGGCTGAGATATGAACAAGGAATCAAGAAGAAATATGCACCGTCCATTATACTGGTCATTGAAAATTCAATGTTTTATTAGGGGGCTTTATATGAAAATTAAGGATCATCTTTCCTATCAATACTGGAAATAGTTTCTTATAAAAAATAGGGTAAGACTGTGTATAATGAATTCTTTTCTAGAACCTTATATGATAGGAACTTCATATACCGGACTACTCTTTTCTATCAATGCTATTCTGATTTAGATGCAATTAACTACCCTATAAATCGTTTAAATTGTAAGTATATTTCAGTTTTATAATGATTTTGGTTGGGGTTTTCTATTTCTAAGCTTCACTCACTTTGCTATATTTTACGTATTTGTATCAGTATTCAGTCAGTGATAAATAATTAAATGAAGTCCTCCACGAAATGTAATCTTATCTTTTATTTCTAATATTAAGAAATCTTTTCCCATTGAGAATTTTCTCAGATAATATGCAAATGATCAGTTTTGACTTTTTCCAGGATCTCATAATCTATCGCCAAaagaatatttttcttttagGAAGGCAAGGTAGGACTTACGAGGAGTCCTTAGCATGCAAGGAAGGATCCACTTCCTATGTGGCTATGCATGCAAAGCAAAGTGAGAGAGATTAAGACAGAACAATTAAaagcaaattataattaaatgtcCGCCAGAACCCTTCTCTCCTGTTGATTTCTGTCATTTTATTCTGTTTTTTTTGGTCGCTTTATCCTCTCTTTCTTTCTCCTGGTTGCGTTCCGGGACTGGAGAGAACTATGGAGCTTTGCGTTGAAAAAAAGGGAGTTTTTTTGGTCATATTGTCGAAGAAGATGTTATGGAAGAATACTTAAAATTTAGTAGAAATTCTGATTAAAAAAATCAGTTTTTCTTCCTCGAGCCAGTATTTCTGTGAGGATTTCTGTCGGAATTAACAAGTGGAAGGGGAAAGGGGGAAAGTGCGAATGGGAAAGCACGGACCTTGCTGCCATTGTGGAGTCACAAGTGAGCTCCTTTCTCCCTAGTTTGACCTAATCTGGATTTTCGTTCCGCATGCctgatttatttctttatttccttaTCTGATTTTAGTGTTTCTTGGTGTCTTTTCGACAAAATTGTTTGAGGACTGATGGCAAATTGCTTGCTCTTCCCGTAATCCTCTCTTTGAAGTCTTGATTGCTTCCAGGAATTTTGCTGTCTAAGAGGTTTCATGTTCATTGGTGTCGGATCAAATGGGTCATCTTGTTTTCTTTTCTGAATCTGTTTTTCATGCAGGTTGCTGAGGAGAAGTTGACTTCTTCCTGTCTGATATTGAACACGCACACAAAACTGAATCTAATCAAACTTAATGCTGAGTTAGGATTTTACACAGATGCAATTTGTGATAATCCCACAGCTTCTCAGGAGCACTACGCATCCAAATCTAAAGAAATTTGAAGTAGCTATCCATTTTGTTCAGAATCTTACGTGCAACAAATATTGCAAAAATTTTCAGAGGTTTTGTGAGGTCTCCTGCCTCTTTTGGTAGCTTCAAGAAAATTAGACATCCACTTGGTCGGAGTGACTTTGCGGTAGTTTCACTTGTCTATATGTGGAAACCGGCCAAAAACCGTAACATTCAACCATTAAAATTCATTCATTATCAGTTAAAATGCAATGAGTTTGCTCATAGGGAACAAATCACTCACTGCCTATAATTGAGATATCCAATGTATACACCATAGGACCTGACCTGCTTGTTATTGGGAGCGACTTTAAAATAACATTCTAATTATGTGTCCTAAATGAAATATAGTTTGCATATTTCTACTAGTTCTCATCTTCTAATGAATGTAAAACCAGCCAGGATTTTAAAGGAGAGCTTGATTCCATAGCTTCTTTGATGTTGTATTTTCTTCAAGCAATATCACTTTCTGTGTGCTGAAGGCTATTTTCTTAggcattgtgtattttgttatACCATTTCGCCGATTGATCCTTGAAACAATTATATTTCGATTGCTATTGCATCTTATTATCCTTTCATTCATTCTACTTTTGCTTGTTCCAAAGGGGAAAAAACAGAATTATGCTTCAGTAAGGAACTTTAGCATTTCTGAATTCTATGTTTCTGAGCACTCATATTCTCACCGAAGGTTACTGTTGATAGGCACTCCTCTCTGGAGGAATGGACCGCCCGAGAAACCAGTATTATGCAATGCATGTGGTTCCAGATGGAGAACCAAGGGTTCCTTGACAAACTATATACCACTCCATGCCCGAGAAGCTTTTGATACTGCTGAGTTAAAAGTGCCAAAAGTAATAGCCTTCAGATCCAATGAACAGAAGTTGCATAAAAACAATCAAAACAAATGGAAATTTGAAAGTGAATGTGAAATGCAATATTACGGTCAGAATTTCTGCAAGTTCATCGAGGGTGATACAAGCAATCGTTCAAGTTCTGGGTCAGCCGTATCAGGTTCAAACAGCTGTTTGCACTACGGCACTGATGATGCCAGCAATATAACAGGTATCTTCTAAGCAATAAACTCACTACCCTTCTTGTGTTCTCCCTACTATAAACAATATCTTGATACTATCTGGCACGTTAAGGTTGACAATTAATACTACATTTGTTTGGTTAAGTTTATTCTTTCCATCAGCGTGCTACAAGATATATGTGGGTTATGAAATGcatcttgtaatgttctattatTGACTTAATCATCACCCTAATCTGTACATTGTGGTTATTGAGTTTCCATTCCAGGTTCGGTGCAATCAAATGCCTGTGATTCACTGATTCCTTCTAAGAAGAGATCATTTGTTACTCGTCCGAAGCTTTCTGTtgagaaactaataaaagaattaTATTCCATATGGCATGAAGAGCAGGCTTCTAATCTGTCTATAAACTCAGAAGATGATCTGCTTTATAGCTGCAGTACCCCACTCGGTTCAATTGAGATTGGGTATGGAAGCGTACTCATTAAAACTGCTAGCTCAAAATCAGTAGAAGAGGAATCAGAAGCTAGCTCATTTCCAGTGGATAAATCATACAATACCAATGTAAGTTATTCAGGTTCAGCTTCTATTCAAAACAAGCAAACGCTGACTCCTTGTGCTAATACATTGAAGTCTTGCTCCGCTTTGTAGTATGCATTGTCTAAGAAGATTGACGGAGAAAGTGACAGACCAATCACTCAAAATCTTGCGGGCCTTTCCGATTTGTCATCTCTTAAAAGGAAGCATGAGAGGCAAAACCAGATCCATTCAGGTTTTGTTCTTAAATTTTTCTACCAAACAAGTGAAGCATTTTCTCTTAAAAGGAAGGCCATCTAACAAATATATTAAGAATAAGGCCAATTTTATTTTTAGCTATGCCAAAGACAACATCTCAATGAACCGATACATCTAGTTCTTACAAAATACCATAGCCTGCACTAGAAAATGTTCTTgtcattttatttttgttttgtttcGTGCAAAGGCATTTCAATTCTTCAATCAGCCGTTATAATTTTGTACCATCTTTAATTGTTGTACTCATTTATTGTTTCATGTCTAATCAACTTCTCCAACATATATTGTAGAGTTTCTCTTTGTTGATACTAGTTCGATACTAGTATCAATAACTTTGTTGATACTAGGCTGAGTTGCATATTCACTTGGAACGCCGAAATGATCCCTACATATATGTTGTGAGACAAGCTTTATGAATGTGTTTATAGCAAAAAGAAAGATAAAATTCAGCAAATATGAGAATGTTAATGTATCTGATAGATGTTAATGTATCTGATATTACTTCAGGAATCACAGTACAGTATACGATTGGTAGATAGCAAAACGATATAAAATAGATTATTATTCTCAATGGTTGCGCGGTGAATTTCAGATTTGAAAGGCACTGCAAGAAGCCCCAAAAGAGTGCGCCATTCTGGGGACGATAACCCACCTTCAAAATGCTTAACTCAGCTGGATTCCAGTCATGATGCAGCTTGCTTCAGTCCTAGAAGAGTTTCTGCAGTTCTTCCTGACAAGAGCTCTACCTTTTCATCTCCAACGCAGTTCATCGCCGACAGCTGTGAAAGTAAAATGCTTCTTAATGTGCCTACAAACACATCAATTGCTGAAGCAGAACTGCTGTACCATCCATGGAAGAAGAAAACAAACCGAAATGGATCGCCGAGTGTAGTTGACATGTGATGCCATGGGCTATAGTTTGTTTATCTATAGCCTGGCAAGATAGTTCTAATACAATTCAGAGTTAAAGAGCATTTCATATTTTGTATAAACAGTAGTGATGGATTGGAGTTACAGAGTTGTTCTGTATAGCCAATAAAAAGAATGCAATAAAATAGAGCTCTATAATAACTGCAGAGTGTGAATAAGTTATTAATCTCATTGTGGTATGcttcctttttcaatttaaatgGGATAAATATCTTGAAGGCCATTTTCTGAATGTTATGTTCTAGATTTACGTAATAAGTAAATCAAACGAAAGATCGTCTACCTTCAGAagtcaatagaaaaaaaaaaaaagctactAATCTATTGGCGGTAAGAGGATGTCAGTTATGTGAATTTAATGGAGAATAAATGACAATAAGCATtcctttttattaaaaaaaaatttgataatccTAATTAGCTTCATTGACTATTTCTGAGGTGATCGGTCCAGTGCACTGACtactagggtaaatcgggaagctacTAGGGTAAATCGAGAAGTGCACGCAGCGGCGGCCAGCCCAGAAGCTGGGATTCGAACTGGGAATGCCTGGGAGACAACCTGAATGTCCTACTGCGACACCATAACCCCGAAGACAGCATTCCTTTTTATTAGAATCATCAACAGGTGCATTGTA from Zingiber officinale cultivar Zhangliang chromosome 6B, Zo_v1.1, whole genome shotgun sequence carries:
- the LOC121992142 gene encoding GATA transcription factor 26-like isoform X1; translated protein: MGKHGPCCHCGVTSTPLWRNGPPEKPVLCNACGSRWRTKGSLTNYIPLHAREAFDTAELKVPKVIAFRSNEQKLHKNNQNKWKFESECEMQYYGQNFCKFIEGDTSNRSSSGSAVSGSNSCLHYGTDDASNITVSIPGSVQSNACDSLIPSKKRSFVTRPKLSVEKLIKELYSIWHEEQASNLSINSEDDLLYSCSTPLGSIEIGYGSVLIKTASSKSVEEESEASSFPVDKSYNTNYALSKKIDGESDRPITQNLAGLSDLSSLKRKHERQNQIHSDLKGTARSPKRVRHSGDDNPPSKCLTQLDSSHDAACFSPRRVSAVLPDKSSTFSSPTQFIADSCESKMLLNVPTNTSIAEAELLYHPWKKKTNRNGSPSVVDM
- the LOC121992142 gene encoding GATA transcription factor 26-like isoform X2 gives rise to the protein MGKHGPCCHCGVTSTPLWRNGPPEKPVLCNACGSRWRTKGSLTNYIPLHAREAFDTAELKVPKVIAFRSNEQKLHKNNQNKWKFESECEMQYYGQNFCKFIEGDTSNRSSSGSAVSGSNSCLHYGTDDASNITGSVQSNACDSLIPSKKRSFVTRPKLSVEKLIKELYSIWHEEQASNLSINSEDDLLYSCSTPLGSIEIGYGSVLIKTASSKSVEEESEASSFPVDKSYNTNYALSKKIDGESDRPITQNLAGLSDLSSLKRKHERQNQIHSDLKGTARSPKRVRHSGDDNPPSKCLTQLDSSHDAACFSPRRVSAVLPDKSSTFSSPTQFIADSCESKMLLNVPTNTSIAEAELLYHPWKKKTNRNGSPSVVDM